A genomic window from Camelina sativa cultivar DH55 chromosome 2, Cs, whole genome shotgun sequence includes:
- the LOC104717416 gene encoding F-box protein CPR30 — protein sequence MATIPMDIVNDIFLQLPAKTLVRCRALSKPCYHLINDPDFISSHLRRVLQTGDHLMILLRGALRLYSVDLDSLDSVYDVEHPMKRGGPTEVFGSCNGLIGLSNSPTDLAVFNPSTRQIRKLPPSSIDLPDGSSNRGYVFYGLGYDSVSDDYKVVRMVQFKRDSDDELGCSFPYEVKVFSLKKDSWKRIESVSSSIQLLFYFYYHLLHRRGYGVLAGNSLHWVLPRRPGLIAFNLIVRFDLALEEFGIVRLPEVVAYGNVDIQMDIAVLDGCLCLLCYHDLGYVDVWMMKKYNVRGSWTKAFTIYKPSSVKSFSYIRPLVYSKDRDKVLLEINNTKLVWFDIESKKMSTVRIKDCPSSYSAELVVSSLVLGCKGDLNNIRLRKEQQAKEAEEAKMMQNSRKRDDFLSKGFKLVL from the exons ATGGCGACGATTCCAATGGACATCGTCAACGACATATTCCTCCAATTACCAGCAAAAACCTTAGTCCGCTGCCGTGCTCTCTCAAAGCCATGTTATCACCTAATCAACGATCCCGATTTCATCTCATCTCACCTCCGTCGCGTCCTTCAAACCGGTGATCATCTCATGATTCTTCTCAGAGGCGCTCTTCGTCTCTACTCCGTGGATCTCGATTCACTCGATTCCGTCTACGACGTTGAGCATCCGATGAAACGTGGTGGTCCGACTGAAGTTTTCGGATCTTGTAACGGTTTGATCGGGTTATCTAATTCTCCGACTGATTTAGCGGTTTTTAATCCGTCTACTAGACAGATCCGTAAATTGCCTCCGTCGTCTATCGATCTCCCCGACGGTTCGAGTAATCGCGGTTACGTGTTTTACGGATTGGGATATGATTCCGTGAGTGATGATTATAAAGTTGTGAGGATGGTTCAGTTTAAGAGAGATTCTGATGATGAGCTTGGTTGTTCTTTTCCTTATGAGGTTAAAGTGTTTAGTTTAAAGAAGGATTCGTGGAAGAGGATTGAATCCGTTTCGTCGTCGATTCAGCtcttgttttacttttattatcatttgttgCATCGTCGTGGTTACGGTGTTCTTGCTGGTAATAGTCTTCATTGGGTTTTGCCTCGAAGGCCTGGTTTGATTGCGTTTAATCTCATTGTGAGGTTTGATCTTGCCTTGGAAGAGTTTGGGATTGTTCGGCTTCCTGAAGTTGTTGCGTATGGTAACGTAGATATTCAGATGGATATAGCTGTTTTAGATGGTTGTCTTTGTTTGCTCTGTTACCACGACCTGGGTTATGTTGACGTTtggatgatgaaaaaatataatgtgagaGGTTCTTGGACTAAGGCTTTTACGATTTATAAGCCGAGTAGTGTGAAATCGTTTTCGTATATTAGACCTTTGGTTTATTCCAAGGACAGAGATAAGGTTCTTTTGGAGATTAACAATACAAAGCTAGTGTGGTTTGATATAGAGAGTAAGAAGATGAGTACTGTTAGGATTAAGGATTGCCCTAGCTCGTATAGTGCTGAACTTGTTGTGAGTAGCCTTGTTTTGGGATGTAAAGGAGATCTTAATAATATTAGGTTGCGGAAAGAACAACAAGCTAAAGAAGCGGAAGAAGCTAAAATGATGCAGAACAGTAGAAAGAG GGATGACTTCCTGTCCAAGGGATTCAAGCTGGTCttataa